From a single Drosophila sulfurigaster albostrigata strain 15112-1811.04 chromosome 3, ASM2355843v2, whole genome shotgun sequence genomic region:
- the LOC133843328 gene encoding trypsin beta-like isoform X1, protein MFKFVILLSVVACAFGAAIPEGLLPQLDGRIVGGTATTIASFPWQISLQRSGSHSCGGSIYSANIIVTAAHCLQSVSASTLQVRAGSTYWSSGGVTSAVAAFRNHEGYNSNTMVNDIAVIRLSSSLSFSSNIKAIGLASSNPSNGASASVSGWGTQSYGSSSIPSQLQYVNTNIVSQSVCASSAYSYGSSIRSTMICAAASGKDACQGDSGGPLVSGGVLVGVVSWGIGCAYSNYPGVYASVADLRSWVVSNAASV, encoded by the coding sequence ATGTTCAAGTTCGTGATCTTGTTGTCGGTTGTTGCCTGCGCCTTTGGTGCTGCTATTCCTGAGGGACTCCTCCCCCAGTTGGATGGACGCATCGTTGGAGGTACCGCCACCACCATCGCCAGCTTCCCCTGGCAAATCTCCCTCCAGCGTAGTGGCAGCCACTCCTGCGGTGGTTCCATCTACTCTGCCAACATCATCGTGACTGCTGCTCACTGCCTGCAATCCGTCTCCGCCTCCACCCTTCAGGTTCGCGCCGGCTCTACCTACTGGAGCTCCGGTGGTGTCACcagcgctgttgctgccttcAGGAACCACGAGGGTTACAACTCCAACACCATGGTCAACGATATTGCTGTCATCCGTCTGAGCTCTTCCCTGTCCTTCAGCTCCAACATTAAGGCTATCGGTCTGGCTTCCTCCAACCCAAGCAACGGTGCTTCTGCCTCCGTCTCTGGCTGGGGTACTCAGTCTTACGGATCCAGCTCCATCCCCTCCCAGCTTCAGTATGTTAACACCAACATCGTCAGCCAGTCCGTGTGCGCTTCGTCTGCCTACAGCTATGGTAGCTCAATCCGCTCAACCATGATCTGCGCTGCTGCCAGCGGCAAGGATGCCTGCCAGGGTGATTCCGGTGGCCCATTGGTCTCCGGTGGTGTTCTCGTCGGTGTTGTCTCCTGGGGTATTGGCTGCGCCTACTCCAACTATCCCGGTGTCTACGCCTCTGTTGCTGACCTTCGCTCCTGGGTGGTTAGCAACGCCGCTTCCGTTTAA
- the LOC133843328 gene encoding trypsin beta-like isoform X2 yields the protein MSIYCYFVILLSVVACAFGAAIPEGLLPQLDGRIVGGTATTIASFPWQISLQRSGSHSCGGSIYSANIIVTAAHCLQSVSASTLQVRAGSTYWSSGGVTSAVAAFRNHEGYNSNTMVNDIAVIRLSSSLSFSSNIKAIGLASSNPSNGASASVSGWGTQSYGSSSIPSQLQYVNTNIVSQSVCASSAYSYGSSIRSTMICAAASGKDACQGDSGGPLVSGGVLVGVVSWGIGCAYSNYPGVYASVADLRSWVVSNAASV from the coding sequence TTCGTGATCTTGTTGTCGGTTGTTGCCTGCGCCTTTGGTGCTGCTATTCCTGAGGGACTCCTCCCCCAGTTGGATGGACGCATCGTTGGAGGTACCGCCACCACCATCGCCAGCTTCCCCTGGCAAATCTCCCTCCAGCGTAGTGGCAGCCACTCCTGCGGTGGTTCCATCTACTCTGCCAACATCATCGTGACTGCTGCTCACTGCCTGCAATCCGTCTCCGCCTCCACCCTTCAGGTTCGCGCCGGCTCTACCTACTGGAGCTCCGGTGGTGTCACcagcgctgttgctgccttcAGGAACCACGAGGGTTACAACTCCAACACCATGGTCAACGATATTGCTGTCATCCGTCTGAGCTCTTCCCTGTCCTTCAGCTCCAACATTAAGGCTATCGGTCTGGCTTCCTCCAACCCAAGCAACGGTGCTTCTGCCTCCGTCTCTGGCTGGGGTACTCAGTCTTACGGATCCAGCTCCATCCCCTCCCAGCTTCAGTATGTTAACACCAACATCGTCAGCCAGTCCGTGTGCGCTTCGTCTGCCTACAGCTATGGTAGCTCAATCCGCTCAACCATGATCTGCGCTGCTGCCAGCGGCAAGGATGCCTGCCAGGGTGATTCCGGTGGCCCATTGGTCTCCGGTGGTGTTCTCGTCGGTGTTGTCTCCTGGGGTATTGGCTGCGCCTACTCCAACTATCCCGGTGTCTACGCCTCTGTTGCTGACCTTCGCTCCTGGGTGGTTAGCAACGCCGCTTCCGTTTAA
- the LOC133843334 gene encoding coiled-coil domain-containing protein 103: MSEPGIITCEELLRLRDDCLQRLRDDEIYYLRNDAKLRAVNNTQNYEEFKDIVDAAHLRPVTRQDKANAKTKNRLWNSAASEQSDTI, translated from the exons ATGTCGGAACCAGGTATAATAACTTGCGAGGAGCTTCTTCGCTTGCGTGATGATTGCTTGCAGCGTTTGCGAGATGACGAAATTTATTATCTCCGTAATGATGCCAAACTGCGGGCAGTTAATAATACCCAAAACTATGAGGAGTTCAA GGATATTGTGGATGCAGCTCACCTGCGACCAGTGACAAGGCAAGACAAAGCTAATGCCAAGACCAAGAATCGCTTGTGGAACTCGGCTGCCTCTGAGCAGTCTGATACAATTTAA
- the LOC133843329 gene encoding trypsin iota, with the protein MVYRFIVLFILLWCSCSNAIPATTGNGRIMGGSEESIYNAPWQVSIQVSARHVCGGAIYSKDIIITAAHCVQDTSVTLMQVRVGANYHNSGGRLIPVGAYMIHEQYNKQFKYFDIALIRLATQLTYSLSVKAIGLATVSPTAGASVSVSGWGYLQPNGADGFASSLQVVQLNVIERNECASAKYGYGWDFVGDEMICAAAPNKDACTGDSGGPMVSEKLLAGIIAWGYGCGQLNYPGVYVDVAVLRPWIIKTANSI; encoded by the coding sequence ATGGTTTATCGTTTCATCGTCCTGTTTATACTTCTTTGGTGCAGTTGCAGCAATGCGATTCCTGCAACTACTGGCAATGGTCGTATTATGGGCGGCAGTGAAGAGAGCATATACAATGCCCCCTGGCAGGTGTCCATTCAAGTCAGTGCACGTCATGTCTGCGGTGGCGCCATCTACAGCAAGGATATTATCATCACAGCAGCCCACTGCGTTCAGGACACATCTGTGACATTAATGCAGGTGCGAGTGGGTGCCAATTACCACAACTCCGGAGGCCGTTTGATTCCTGTTGGTGCCTACATGATTCATGAGCAGTACAACAAGCAGTTTAAGTACTTCGACATTGCTCTTATACGTCTGGCCACTCAACTCACCTACAGCTTGTCCGTAAAGGCAATTGGTCTGGCTACCGTAAGTCCCACAGCTGGAGCTAGTGTCTCGGTCAGCGGTTGGGGCTACCTACAGCCGAACGGCGCCGATGGCTTTGCCAGCAGTCTGCAAGTGGTGCAACTTAATGTTATAGAGCGGAATGAGTGCGCCTCGGCTAAATACGGCTACGGATGGGACTTTGTGGGTGACGAAATGATTTGTGCAGCAGCTCCGAATAAAGACGCCTGCACTGGGGACTCCGGTGGTCCGATGGTTTCCGAGAAATTGCTGGCGGGCATTATCGCCTGGGGATATGGCTGTGGTCAGCTCAATTATCCAGGCGTATATGTTGATGTGGCAGTTCTTCGACCTTGGATAATTAAGACTGCAAATTcgatttga
- the LOC133843333 gene encoding death-associated protein 1: protein MADEQPNLVAGHPPALKAGGMRIVQHKAPASERPAKDAEDCTGLTQPVNVNSASVSGAPVKGNTDFTPASAQVAHSHKPPAAVQQKPQPHIQQPRK, encoded by the exons ATGGCTGATGAACAACCTAATTTAGTGGCTGGACACCCACCTGCTT TGAAGGCCGGTGGAATGCGCATTGTGCAGCACAAGGCACCAGCGTCCGAGCGTCCGGCTAAGGATGCTGAAGACTGCACGGGTCTAACG CAACCAGTCAATGTAAACTCGGCTTCAGTGAGCGGTGCTCCAGTGAAGGGTAACACAGATTTTACACCGGCATCCGCGCAGGTGGCTCACTCGCATAAGCCACCAGCCGCCGTTCAACAGAAGCCACAGCCACACATACAGCAGCCTCGCAAATGA
- the LOC133843323 gene encoding uroporphyrinogen decarboxylase isoform X1 — protein MKDTKTLGLRLTLWLLLLLIDRMTIASYNNRPLNHLQPFPPLKNDNLLRAARGEVVDRVPVWVMRQAGRYLPEFQELRKQHDFFTVCRTPELACEVTMQPLRRFDLDASIIFSDILVIPQALGLTVEMHAGVGPVLPQPIVTPEDLKRLTPDGALSRLTYVGDAITMMRHKLEGRVPLIGFTGAPWTLLGYMIEGGGSKTMSKAKAWLANYPEDTKLFLNLLTDVIVDYLEMQVEAGAQMLQIFESSAEHLSKEEFLTWCAPYLKRIRDDLVERLTKKVIPLVPLTLFAKGAGHSLKEQSELGYDVLGLDWTVDPVEARRLVGPNITLQGNLDPQDMYRDAGELRTLTTEMVHKFGKSRYIANLGHGITPQTPIVSMEVLVEAVHQAL, from the exons aTGAAAGATACTAAG ACTCTTGGACTTCGATTGacattgtggttgttgttgctgctgatcgATAGAATGACAATTGCTTCTTATAACAATAGACCACTCAACCACTTACAGCCCTTCCCGCCGCTCAAGAATGACAATTTATTGCGTGCTGCACGCGGCGAAGTTGTCGATCGTGTTCCCGTTTGGGTGATGCGTCAAGCTGGACGTTATTTGCCTGAATTTCAGGAATTGCGCAAGCAACATGACTTCTTTACGGTTTGCCGCACGCCGGAGTTGGCCTGCGAAGTGACCATGCAGCCACTGCGACGTTTTGACCTAGATGCCTCCATTATATTTTCGGATATTCTGGTTATTCCCCAAGCTTTGGGCCTAACCGTAGAAATGCATGCAGGCGTTGGCCCTGTTTTGCCTCAGCCAATTGTAACACCCGAGGATCTGAAGCGTTTGACACCCGACGGCGCTCTGTCACGTCTCACGTATGTGGGCGATGCCATTACCATGATGCGACACAAGCTGGAAGGTCGTGTGCCATTGATCGGCTTCACTGGCGCACCCTGGACACTCTTGGGCTATATGATTGAGGGTGGCGGCAGCAAGACCATGTCCAAGGCAAAGGCCTGGCTGGCCAACTATCCCGAGGACACCAAACTCTTCTTGAATCTATTAACCGATGTGATTGTGGATTATTTGGAGATGCAGGTTGAGGCTGGCGCTCAAATGCTGCAAATATTCGAATCTTCGGCCGAGCACTTGAGCAAAGAGGAGTTCCTTACATGGTGCGCTCCCTACTTGAAACGCATACGCGACGATCTTGTGGAGCGGCTTACCAAGAAAGTGATTCCCTTGGTTCCACTT acACTTTTTGCCAAGGGCGCCGGACATTCGCTGAAGGAACAAAGCGAGCTGGGCTATGATGTCTTAGGTCTGGACTGGACTGTGGATCCGGTAGAAGCAAGACGTCTCGTTGGACCCAACATTACATTGCAGGGCAATCTGGATCCACAAGATATGTACCGTGATGCCGGTGAGCTGCGAACGCTGACCACTGAAATGGTGCATAAATTTGGAAAGTCACGCTACATTGCAAATTTGGGTCACGGAATTACGCCACAAACGCCAATTGTTAGCATGGAAGTGCTTGTGGAGGCGGTGCATCAGGCGTTGTAG
- the LOC133843323 gene encoding uroporphyrinogen decarboxylase isoform X2, translating to MKDTKPFPPLKNDNLLRAARGEVVDRVPVWVMRQAGRYLPEFQELRKQHDFFTVCRTPELACEVTMQPLRRFDLDASIIFSDILVIPQALGLTVEMHAGVGPVLPQPIVTPEDLKRLTPDGALSRLTYVGDAITMMRHKLEGRVPLIGFTGAPWTLLGYMIEGGGSKTMSKAKAWLANYPEDTKLFLNLLTDVIVDYLEMQVEAGAQMLQIFESSAEHLSKEEFLTWCAPYLKRIRDDLVERLTKKVIPLVPLTLFAKGAGHSLKEQSELGYDVLGLDWTVDPVEARRLVGPNITLQGNLDPQDMYRDAGELRTLTTEMVHKFGKSRYIANLGHGITPQTPIVSMEVLVEAVHQAL from the exons aTGAAAGATACTAAG CCCTTCCCGCCGCTCAAGAATGACAATTTATTGCGTGCTGCACGCGGCGAAGTTGTCGATCGTGTTCCCGTTTGGGTGATGCGTCAAGCTGGACGTTATTTGCCTGAATTTCAGGAATTGCGCAAGCAACATGACTTCTTTACGGTTTGCCGCACGCCGGAGTTGGCCTGCGAAGTGACCATGCAGCCACTGCGACGTTTTGACCTAGATGCCTCCATTATATTTTCGGATATTCTGGTTATTCCCCAAGCTTTGGGCCTAACCGTAGAAATGCATGCAGGCGTTGGCCCTGTTTTGCCTCAGCCAATTGTAACACCCGAGGATCTGAAGCGTTTGACACCCGACGGCGCTCTGTCACGTCTCACGTATGTGGGCGATGCCATTACCATGATGCGACACAAGCTGGAAGGTCGTGTGCCATTGATCGGCTTCACTGGCGCACCCTGGACACTCTTGGGCTATATGATTGAGGGTGGCGGCAGCAAGACCATGTCCAAGGCAAAGGCCTGGCTGGCCAACTATCCCGAGGACACCAAACTCTTCTTGAATCTATTAACCGATGTGATTGTGGATTATTTGGAGATGCAGGTTGAGGCTGGCGCTCAAATGCTGCAAATATTCGAATCTTCGGCCGAGCACTTGAGCAAAGAGGAGTTCCTTACATGGTGCGCTCCCTACTTGAAACGCATACGCGACGATCTTGTGGAGCGGCTTACCAAGAAAGTGATTCCCTTGGTTCCACTT acACTTTTTGCCAAGGGCGCCGGACATTCGCTGAAGGAACAAAGCGAGCTGGGCTATGATGTCTTAGGTCTGGACTGGACTGTGGATCCGGTAGAAGCAAGACGTCTCGTTGGACCCAACATTACATTGCAGGGCAATCTGGATCCACAAGATATGTACCGTGATGCCGGTGAGCTGCGAACGCTGACCACTGAAATGGTGCATAAATTTGGAAAGTCACGCTACATTGCAAATTTGGGTCACGGAATTACGCCACAAACGCCAATTGTTAGCATGGAAGTGCTTGTGGAGGCGGTGCATCAGGCGTTGTAG
- the LOC133843331 gene encoding transmembrane protein 234 homolog, with amino-acid sequence MLVTAVQLLSVGLLWGVTNPFIRLGSQGIETVVDTGSRYRNFLAELRMIGSRLSYWIPFGLNQCGSLLYVWTLQSANITIAVPVANSLSFVFTAITGYLLGEQQPGKNIIIGTLLICFGSTLIICDKIQHEQQIQIIPFYE; translated from the exons atgctTGTAACTGCGg tGCAACTGTTGAGCGTTGGCTTGCTTTGGGGTGTGACAAACCCGTTTATTCGACTAGGCAGCCAGGGAATCGAAACCGTCGTAGACACTGGATCTAGATATAGAAATTTCCTCGCAGAGCTGCGAATGATTGGATCACGTCTAAGTTACTGGATACCATTTGGATTAAATCAGTGTGGAAGTTTATTATATGTGTGGACTTTGCAAAGTGCCAATATTACCATAGCCGTGCCAGTCGCTAACTcgttaagttttgtttttaccGCTATAACTGGATATTTGCTAGGCGAACAACAACCCGGCAAAA ACATAATAATTGGCACGCTACTCATCTGTTTCGGCAGCACATTGATAATATGTGACAAGATTCAGCATGAACAACAGATTCAGATTATTCCATTTTATGAATAG
- the LOC133843332 gene encoding large ribosomal subunit protein eL31, with product MAKTKGEKRNKSAINEVVTRECTIHLAKRVHNIGFKKRAPRAIKEIRKFAEREMGTNDVRIDTRLNKHIWSKGIRSTPFRVRVRLARRRNDDEDSPNKLYTLVTYVPVSTFKNLQTENVESTSDD from the exons ATGGCAAAGACAAAGGGTGAGAAACGCAACAAGTCGGCGATCAACGAAGTCGTCACCCGCGAGTGCACAATTCACTTGGCCAAGCGTGTGCACAACATTGGCTTCAAGAAGCGTGCGCCCCGCGCCATCAAGGAGATCCGCAAGTTTGCCGAGCGTGAGATGGGCACCAACGATGTTCGCATCGACACCCGCCTCAACAAGCACATCTGGTCCAAGGGTATCAG ATCGACGCCATTCCGCGTTCGTGTGCGTCTTGCCCGTCGCCGCAACGACGATGAGGACTCACCCAACAAACTGTACACCCTGGTGACATACGTGCCCGTGTCCACTTTCAAGAATTTGCAGACGGAGAACGTGGAGTCAACTAGCGACGATTAA
- the LOC133843322 gene encoding putative N(4)-(beta-N-acetylglucosaminyl)-L-asparaginase GD10667 — MLRLFIGLLCWAAITTVASSSSSGRGFTYRKNSNLTASPAHKINSNPNYVVVATTKPSKKSQLLPMVINTWNFTDANAFAWRILQQSEGGLGQTRNAVVEGCNKCEQLQCDHAVGGGGSPDELGDTTLDALVMDGATMNVGAVAGLQGIKDAIQVARHVMERTSHTLLVGNSASEFAKSMGFRPESLVTPYSKLMWQNWKDGNCQPNFWHDVHPDPKVSCGPYKPQATPITSFKEDQARTEYQMDYKNHDTIGMIAVDVQQQIHVGTSTNGLNFKIPGRVGDSPIPGAGGYADNEAGAAVATGDGDIMMRFLPTFLAVEAMRSGKTPAQAAEASIQRILKHYKDFWGAVIAVNRLGEYAVACHGMSEFPFVVSNPLQGTQVETVKCLAQ; from the coding sequence ATGCTACGTCTTTTTATCGGACTGCTCTGCTGGGCAGCAATCACAACAGTAGCTTCCTCATCCTCCTCCGGCCGGGGATTTACCTATAGAAAAAACTCCAACTTAACAGCAAGTCCCGCAcacaaaatcaacagcaatCCAAATTATGTTGTGGTTGCGACAACAAAACCCAGCAAAAAAAGCCAATTGCTGCCCATGGTGATAAACACGTGGAACTTCACGGATGCCAATGCCTTTGCCTGGCGCATTCTCCAGCAATCAGAGGGCGGATTGGGACAGACACGCAATGCTGTTGTCGAAGGCTGCAACAAGTGCGAGCAGCTGCAATGCGATCACGCCGTGGGCGGCGGCGGCTCGCCGGATGAACTGGGCGACACCACGTTGGATGCCCTCGTCATGGATGGGGCTACAATGAATGTGGGCGCTGTGGCTGGATTGCAGGGGATTAAGGATGCCATTCAGGTGGCGCGTCATGTTATGGAGCGCACCTCCCATACGTTGCTGGTGGGCAACTCGGCTTCAGAATTTGCCAAGTCAATGGGATTCCGGCCGGAATCATTGGTCACCCCCTATTCGAAGCTCATGTGGCAGAATTGGAAGGATGGCAATTGTCAACCAAATTTCTGGCACGATGTGCATCCAGATCCCAAGGTTTCGTGTGGTCCCTACAAGCCGCAGGCAACGCCTATCACCAGCTTTAAGGAAGATCAAGCACGCACCGAATATCAAATGGATTACAAGAATCACGACACCATCGGCATGATTGCTGTCGatgtgcagcagcaaattCATGTAGGCACCTCTACCAATGGGCTAAACTTCAAAATACCTGGCCGTGTAGGTGATTCACCGATTCCCGGTGCAGGCGGCTATGCGGACAACGAAGCAGGAGCTGCAGTTGCCACTGGAGATGGGGACATTATGATGCGCTTTCTGCCCACTTTTCTGGCTGTCGAAGCCATGCGCAGTGGCAAGACTCCGGCACAGGCGGCGGAGGCAAGCATACAACGCATCCTCAAGCATTACAAGGACTTTTGGGGTGCAGTGATTGCTGTCAATCGGCTGGGAGAATATGCGGTTGCATGTCATGGGATGTCTGAATTTCCTTTTGTGGTGAGCAACCCGCTGCAAGGTACTCAAGTGGAGACAGTTAAGTGTTTGGCACAATAG
- the LOC133843321 gene encoding putative N(4)-(beta-N-acetylglucosaminyl)-L-asparaginase GA14866, with translation MLRLSIGLLYWVAITTVGSSSSSGWGFTYRRSPSSTACPAQKWGFNSNPNYVVLATSKPSKKSQLLPMVINTWNFTDANAFAWRILQQSEGGLGQTRNAVVEGCTKCEQLQCDGTVGYGGSPDELGDTTLDALVMDGATMNVGAVAGLQGIKDAIQVARHVLERTSHTLLVGNSASEFAKTMGFRSESLVTPESKLKWQNWKDGNCQPNFWHDVHPDPKVSCGPYKPQVTPITSFKEDQARTEYQMDYKNHDTIGMIAVDVQQQIHVGTSTNGLDFKIPGRVGDSPIPGAGGYADNEAGAAVATGDGDIMMRFLPTFLAVEAMRSGKTPAQAAEASVQRILKHYTDFSGAVIAVNRLGEYAVACYGMPDFSIVVSNPLQGTQVETVKCLTQ, from the coding sequence atgCTACGCCTTTCGATCGGACTGCTCTACTGGGTAGCTATCACGACAGTAGGTTCCTCATCCTCTTCCGGCTGGGGATTTACTTATAGAAGGAGCCCCAGTTCAACAGCATGTCCCGCACAGAAATGGGGATTCAACAGCAATCCAAATTATGTTGTGCTTGCGACCAGTAAACCCAGCAAAAAAAGCCAATTGCTGCCCATGGTCATAAACACCTGGAACTTCACGGATGCCAATGCCTTTGCCTGGCGCATTCTCCAGCAATCAGAGGGCGGATTGGGACAGACACGCAATGCTGTTGTCGAAGGCTGCACCAAGTGCGAGCAGCTGCAATGCGATGGCACCGTGGGCTATGGCGGCTCGCCGGATGAACTGGGCGACACCACGCTGGATGCCCTCGTCATGGATGGGGCTACAATGAATGTGGGCGCTGTGGCTGGATTGCAGGGAATTAAGGATGCCATTCAGGTGGCGCGTCATGTTCTGGAGCGCACCTCCCATACGTTGCTGGTGGGCAACTCCGCTTCGGAGTTTGCCAAGACAATGGGATTCCGGTCGGAGTCATTGGTCACCCCCGAATCGAAGCTCAAGTGGCAGAATTGGAAGGATGGCAATTGTCAACCAAATTTCTGGCACGATGTGCATCCAGATCCCAAGGTTTCGTGTGGTCCCTACAAGCCGCAGGTAACGCCTATCACCAGCTTTAAGGAAGATCAAGCACGCACCGAATATCAAATGGATTACAAAAATCACGACACCATCGGCATGATTGCTGTCGatgtgcagcagcaaattCATGTAGGCACCTCTACCAATGGGCTAGACTTCAAAATACCTGGCCGTGTAGGTGATTCACCAATTCCCGGTGCAGGCGGTTATGCGGACAACGAAGCAGGAGCTGCAGTTGCCACTGGAGATGGGGACATTATGATGCGCTTTCTGCCCACTTTTCTGGCTGTCGAAGCCATGCGCAGTGGTAAGACTCCGGCACAGGCGGCGGAGGCAAGCGTTCAACGCATCCTCAAGCATTACACGGACTTTTCAGGGGCTGTGATTGCCGTTAACCGGCTGGGAGAATATGCGGTTGCATGTTATGGGATGCCTGACTTTTCCATTGTGGTGAGCAACCCACTGCAAGGTACTCAAGTGGAGACAGTTAAGTGTTTGACACAATAG
- the LOC133843320 gene encoding putative N(4)-(beta-N-acetylglucosaminyl)-L-asparaginase GA14866, whose amino-acid sequence MARFFIGLLCWAAITTVASSSYSGRGFTYRRSFNSTAIPAHKWGFSSNPTYVVLATTKPSRRSQLLPMVINTWNFTDANAFAWRILQQSEGGLGQTRNAVVEGCTKCEQLQCDGTVGYGGSPDELGDTTLDALVMDGATMNVGAVAGLQGIKDAIQVARHVLEHTSHTLLVGNSASEFAKSMGFRPETLVTPESKLMWQHWKDGNCQPNFWHDVHPDPRISCGPYEPQATPPTRWKEDRARTEFQMGHKNHDTIGMIAIDVQQQIHVGTSTNGARFKIPGRVGDSPIPGAGGYADNEAGAAVATGDGDVMMRFLPTLLAVEAMRSGKTPAQAAEASVQRILKHHKDFSGAVIAVNRLGEYAAACYGMAEFPFVVSNPLHGTQLEIVKCLAPLMDVTVVPLA is encoded by the coding sequence ATGGCACGCTTTTTTATCGGACTGCTCTGCTGGGCAGCTATCACAACAGTAGCTTCCTCATCCTACTCCGGCCGGGGATTTACCTATAGAAGAAGCTTTAACTCAACAGCAATTCCCGCCCACAAATGGGGATTCAGCAGCAATCCAACTTATGTTGTGCTTGCGACAACAAAACCCAGCAGAAGGAGCCAATTGCTGCCCATGGTCATAAACACCTGGAACTTCACGGATGCCAATGCCTTTGCCTGGCGCATTCTCCAGCAATCAGAGGGCGGATTGGGACAGACACGCAATGCTGTTGTCGAAGGCTGCACCAAGTGCGAGCAGCTGCAATGCGATGGCACCGTGGGCTATGGCGGCTCGCCGGATGAACTGGGCGACACCACGCTGGATGCCCTCGTCATGGATGGGGCTACAATGAATGTGGGCGCTGTGGCTGGATTGCAGGGAATTAAGGATGCCATTCAGGTGGCGCGTCATGTGTTGGAGCACACCTCCCATACGTTGCTGGTGGGCAACTCGGCTTCAGAGTTTGCCAAGTCAATGGGATTCCGGCCTGAGACTTTGGTCACCCCCGAATCGAAACTCATGTGGCAGCATTGGAAGGATGGCAATTGTCAaccaaatttttggcatgaTGTGCATCCAGATCCCAGGATTTCGTGTGGTCCCTACGAGCCGCAGGCAACGCCCCCCACCCGCTGGAAGGAAGATCGAGCACGCACCGAATTTCAAATGGGTCACAAGAATCACGACACCATCGGCATGATTGCAATCGatgtgcagcagcaaattCATGTAGGCACCTCTACCAATGGAGCACGCTTCAAAATACCTGGCCGTGTAGGTGATTCACCGATTCCCGGTGCAGGCGGCTATGCGGACAACGAAGCAGGAGCTGCAGTTGCCACTGGTGATGGGGACGTTATGATGCGTTTTCTGCCCACTTTGCTGGCTGTCGAGGCCATGCGCAGTGGCAAAACTCCGGCACAGGCGGCGGAGGCAAGCGTTCAACGCATCCTCAAGCATCACAAGGACTTTTCGGGTGCTGTGATTGCCGTCAATCGGCTGGGAGAATATGCGGCTGCATGCTATGGGATGGCTGAATTTCCCTTCGTGGTGAGCAACCCGCTGCATGGTACTCAATTGGAGATAGTTAAGTGTTTGGCACCATTGATGGATGTTACTGTGGTGCCCTTAGCGTAA